The following coding sequences are from one Salvelinus sp. IW2-2015 unplaced genomic scaffold, ASM291031v2 Un_scaffold7592, whole genome shotgun sequence window:
- the LOC139027118 gene encoding IgGFc-binding protein: MALVTTMGVVPVILLVLAAFDSASTALSFPNSFGKEFITAFPENIAFYHPTQPYNRIVITALHSDTTVIVKMKELGSTDTRNLNAAQEVVIXASWMRAELKRSKFSNNTIHVTSNNDISVLAISQKGESIQTTVVPPVESLGTEYHVPPIPEMKHPQPQIDPGNHLFRLIIINNKETNKVTISGPAGENETVSLQPFQLVQLWLNRLLPEPHVLADHPVVVLYSHPCAATTNCTCSFLFIPLYPVTAWGSEYLVHPSLEDGALNETTFLLTTNQXVSLLSEPPTEPLQLQSSBELPFYPFLPGGSSLVKTSSLVSLTLHRPGLLLSLIPTHSFSSCYLLHSLNAMKNQALLVKMAPTAQTEGCIRGTQPWMSHDSHDGDRVLLGTR, from the coding sequence CGTCCACAGCACTCTCTTTTCCTAATAGCTTTGGCAAAGAGTTCATCACTGCGTTCCCGGAGAACATCGCCTTTTATCATCCCACTCAGCCGTACAACAGAATTGTAATCACAGCACTACACAGTGACACCACGGTAATTGTGAAAATGAAGGAACTGGGTTCCACAGATACCAGGAACCTGAATGCAGCACAGGAAGTTGTGATTCYGGCAAGTTGGATGAGGGCAGAACTCAAGAGGTCAAAGTTCTCTAACAACACAATCCATGTGACCAGCAACAACGACATCAGTGTCCTTGCCATCAGCCAAAAAGGTGAAAGCATCCAGACCACGGTAGTCCCACCGGTGGAGAGCTTGGGTACAGAGTACCATGTCCCCCCTATACCTGAGATGAAGCATCCTCAGCCTCAAATAGACCCAGGGAACCATTTGTTTAGGCTCATCATCATWAACAATAAAGAAACTAACAAGGTCACCATCTCAGGGCCAGCAGGTGAGAACGAGACTGTCTCACTCCAGCCTTTCCAACTGGTTCAACTCTGGCTCAATAGATTGCTGCCAGAGCCACACGTGTTGGCCGACCACCCCGTGGTGGTTCTGTACAGCCACCCATGCGCTGCCACAACTAACTGCACCTGTAGTTTTCTGTTCATCCCTCTGTACCCCGTCACAGCGTGGGGGTCAGAATACCTTGTGCACCCCTCTTTGGAGGATGGAGCTTTGAATGAAACTACCTTTCTGCTGACGACCAACCAAAYTGTGAGTTTACTCAGCGAACCCCCCACAGAGCCCCTCCAACTGCAGTCTTCCRACGAGCTGCCCTTCTATCCCTTCCTCCCTGGTGGCTCCTCCCTGGTCAAGACCTCCAGTCTTGTCTCCCTGACCCTCCACAGGCCAGGCCTACTACTCAGCCTCATCCCAACGCATAGCTTCTCCTCCTGCTACCTCCTACACTCCCTCAATGCCATGAAGAACCAGGCCCTGTTAGTTAAGATGGCCCCCACAGCCCAGACAGAGGGGTGCATCAGGGGAACACAGCCCTGGATGTCACATGA